In a single window of the Acinetobacter sp. CS-2 genome:
- the gspF gene encoding type II secretion system inner membrane protein GspF has product MPAYQFTAIDASGKQQKGVLEGDSARQIRQQLRDKALIPVTVDPVEQKDKHNSKRWFQKKITAYDLALFTRQLSVLVAAGIPLEEALRAVGKQNEKAHVQNLLMSVHSKVMEGYSLANALQQAGRLPDLYIATIAAGERSGHLDLILDQLADYTENRFAMQKKVQGAMIYPIILMLMSFAIVMGLMTYVVPDIVKTFDQSKDALPWITVVLMKASDFIRVAWPFLLIASVLGFITLARFLRTSAGHYAFDRLTLKLPLFGKLSRGINAARFASTLSILTQSGVPLVDALKIGAAVSNNWVIRDSVNQAAERVTEGGNLATQLERSGYFPAMMVQMIKSGEASGELDRMLQRASTMQDREVTTLISTLLALLEPLMLVLMASIVLVIVIAVMMPIVNMNNMI; this is encoded by the coding sequence ATGCCTGCATATCAATTTACTGCCATTGATGCTTCAGGGAAGCAGCAAAAAGGCGTGTTAGAGGGTGATTCGGCACGTCAAATCCGTCAACAGCTCAGAGACAAAGCGCTTATTCCTGTGACGGTTGATCCTGTTGAGCAAAAAGACAAGCATAACTCAAAACGCTGGTTTCAGAAAAAAATCACGGCTTATGATTTAGCCCTGTTTACCCGTCAACTTTCAGTTCTGGTGGCAGCTGGAATTCCTTTGGAAGAAGCGCTGCGGGCGGTAGGCAAGCAAAATGAAAAGGCTCATGTGCAAAACCTGTTGATGTCAGTGCATTCCAAAGTAATGGAAGGTTATTCACTGGCCAATGCCTTGCAGCAGGCCGGACGCTTACCGGATTTATATATTGCCACCATTGCAGCGGGTGAACGCTCGGGACATCTGGATTTAATTCTGGATCAATTGGCCGATTACACCGAAAACCGCTTTGCCATGCAAAAGAAAGTGCAGGGCGCGATGATTTATCCGATTATTCTCATGCTGATGTCTTTTGCCATTGTGATGGGGCTGATGACCTATGTGGTTCCCGACATCGTCAAGACTTTTGATCAAAGTAAAGATGCCTTGCCGTGGATTACGGTTGTGCTGATGAAAGCCAGTGATTTCATCCGTGTGGCCTGGCCGTTTTTACTGATCGCCAGTGTACTGGGTTTCATCACTTTGGCACGTTTTTTAAGAACGTCTGCCGGGCATTATGCCTTTGATCGTTTAACGCTCAAATTGCCATTATTTGGTAAATTATCGCGTGGTATAAATGCAGCACGTTTTGCCAGCACCTTATCGATTTTGACCCAGTCTGGTGTACCTTTGGTTGATGCACTTAAAATTGGCGCCGCGGTAAGTAATAACTGGGTGATCCGTGACTCTGTTAACCAGGCAGCCGAGCGTGTCACTGAAGGTGGTAACCTGGCGACACAATTGGAACGCAGTGGTTATTTTCCAGCGATGATGGTACAAATGATCAAAAGTGGTGAAGCATCCGGCGAGCTTGATCGTATGCTGCAGCGCGCCTCGACCATGCAGGATCGGGAAGTGACTACACTGATTTCCACTTTACTGGCATTACTTGAGCCTTTAATGCTGGTCTTGATGGCAAGTATCGTGCTGGTAATCGTGATTGCTGTGATGATGCCAATTGTGAATATGAACAATATGATTTAA
- the gspG gene encoding type II secretion system major pseudopilin GspG — MQGKRYQVKQSGFTLIEVMVVIVILGVLAALIVPNVMGRGEKAKVDTTSITLKGVAGALDQYKLDNGKYPSMQDGGLDALVNQPASAKNWMPGGYVKGGYPKDSWDNDIQYVIPGAEGRPFDLYSFGADGKEGGEDTDADIYYQP, encoded by the coding sequence ATGCAAGGGAAACGATATCAAGTGAAGCAGTCTGGCTTTACCCTCATTGAAGTGATGGTGGTGATTGTAATTTTAGGTGTATTGGCTGCACTGATTGTTCCTAATGTGATGGGGCGTGGTGAAAAGGCCAAGGTTGATACCACTTCCATTACCTTAAAAGGCGTTGCTGGTGCTTTAGATCAATATAAACTGGATAATGGTAAATATCCGTCTATGCAAGATGGTGGTTTAGATGCACTGGTGAATCAGCCTGCTTCGGCTAAAAACTGGATGCCGGGCGGATATGTTAAAGGTGGTTATCCGAAAGACAGCTGGGACAATGATATTCAATATGTGATTCCAGGCGCTGAAGGCCGCCCATTTGATTTATATTCTTTTGGTGCTGATGGCAAAGAGGGTGGTGAAGATACGGATGCCGATATTTATTATCAGCCTTAA
- a CDS encoding Hsp33 family molecular chaperone HslO has protein sequence MSELRQRFYIENCPIRGEVVHLESVLQTILAQRDYPQAIQILLGEMLSATALLASTLKIKGRISLQIQAAGTFKWAMAECNHLGQLRASADYEEDPRFFQAENSSTVFNALVNPILFINIEPEFGERYQGIIALEHDTLAGCLMQYYDLSAQIPTKIVLSSTAERSGGLLIQLLPRNSEEEQQRVDEDLWPRLTILTETLKAEELTDLEPTEILYRLYNEEDVRLPEAEQLSFGCTCSKERCANALIQIGVEAVRETLEFQNPITMDCQFCSTRYTFTAEEAFGLFGKHLS, from the coding sequence ATGTCTGAATTACGTCAACGCTTTTATATTGAAAATTGCCCGATTCGTGGTGAAGTGGTTCATCTGGAAAGCGTTCTGCAAACGATTCTCGCGCAACGTGACTATCCGCAAGCCATTCAAATCCTTTTGGGGGAAATGCTCAGCGCTACCGCATTGTTAGCCAGTACCCTGAAAATTAAAGGCCGGATCAGCCTACAAATTCAGGCAGCTGGCACTTTTAAATGGGCTATGGCTGAATGTAACCATCTAGGCCAGCTACGTGCATCAGCCGATTATGAAGAAGATCCACGCTTTTTTCAGGCAGAAAACAGCAGCACGGTATTTAATGCCCTGGTCAATCCGATACTGTTTATTAATATTGAGCCTGAATTCGGTGAACGCTATCAGGGTATTATTGCGCTTGAGCATGATACTTTGGCTGGCTGTTTGATGCAGTACTATGATTTATCTGCACAAATTCCAACAAAAATCGTTTTATCCAGCACAGCTGAACGTTCTGGCGGTCTGCTGATTCAGCTCTTGCCACGCAATAGTGAAGAAGAGCAGCAACGTGTGGATGAAGACCTCTGGCCACGCCTGACCATACTGACCGAGACATTGAAAGCGGAGGAACTCACAGATCTGGAACCGACTGAAATTCTTTACCGTCTGTACAATGAAGAAGATGTGCGTTTACCTGAAGCTGAACAATTAAGCTTTGGTTGTACCTGTTCTAAAGAGCGTTGCGCCAATGCCTTGATTCAAATTGGTGTGGAAGCAGTACGTGAAACTTTAGAGTTCCAGAATCCCATTACCATGGATTGCCAGTTCTGTAGTACCCGCTACACATTTACTGCGGAAGAAGCCTTTGGTTTATTTGGCAAACACTTAAGTTAA
- a CDS encoding DUF2147 domain-containing protein: MLSLLLLLTCPFIHAKAPDLVGTWKTIDDKTGYARAEVLITKQENGAYRGTIIQVHAIPNRSAIDHCEKCKGALKNAPLIGLPILSGFKQNPKKTDEFIDGQVLDPLSGHVYQGKGRLNTRGNVLTLRGFIGTSLLGRTVSWIRVN; encoded by the coding sequence ATGCTTAGTCTATTATTACTGCTGACCTGTCCTTTTATTCATGCAAAAGCTCCTGACTTGGTGGGAACATGGAAAACGATTGATGATAAAACAGGATATGCCCGTGCTGAAGTTCTCATCACTAAGCAAGAAAATGGAGCTTATCGGGGAACAATTATCCAAGTCCATGCCATTCCAAACCGTAGTGCTATTGATCATTGTGAAAAATGCAAAGGAGCACTCAAAAATGCGCCTCTGATTGGCTTACCGATCTTGTCAGGCTTTAAGCAAAACCCTAAAAAGACAGATGAATTTATTGATGGTCAAGTACTTGATCCCCTTTCAGGTCATGTCTATCAAGGTAAGGGACGTCTCAATACACGAGGCAATGTCCTAACCTTACGTGGCTTTATTGGTACTAGCCTGCTGGGCCGCACCGTGTCCTGGATTAGAGTGAATTAA
- a CDS encoding monovalent cation:proton antiporter-2 (CPA2) family protein, translated as MSLLLQITIFLGASLLLVPLAKRFGIATVLGYLFTGILLGPSVLNMASDPEAIQELAEFGVILLMFIIGLELRPQRLWEMRKSIFLMGSLQVGITGVILAVVTFFALQQNLAASFVIGMALALSSTAFVLQLLSEKQQLNTTFGQQSFSILLFQDIAAIPLLAIIPLLAGTESTHHGVAYFAAIIATFSGLFLFSRYMMRPFFRFVAKSGAHELITAVGLFIVLGVVVLMDVLGISTTLGAFLTGVLLADSEFRHELEASIAPFKGLLLGLFFMTVGMTTQLSLLVDMPWLIIGGALILMLVKSITLAAIARYLKYSWRNSLLLATCLAQGGEFAFVVLKVATSEKVLTQAMLEPLTLIVTLSMVLTPMFYWLISRWIIPLIDKEKTPVYDEIPDIHNPMIIAGFGRFGQIIARIAHLQHQSFTAIDSNLEKVDFVRNYGGTVYYGDATQPDILRSAGIEHAKVFVLAIDDIEDSMNVARHIRLNYPNLKLLVRARDRHHVHLLRDLGVEQIWRETYLSSLGMAYRALRELEISEEDAYKSIELFRDYDEKLLLQQQRVYTDEQKIYETHRNALAELEHLFESDAQIRQEPTGVNLQRGLAHQRIDVTRDDSN; from the coding sequence ATGTCGCTACTGTTACAAATTACGATTTTTCTGGGTGCTTCGCTGCTCTTGGTGCCGCTCGCCAAGCGTTTTGGCATTGCCACAGTACTCGGCTATTTGTTTACAGGTATTTTGCTCGGTCCCAGCGTATTGAATATGGCCAGTGACCCGGAGGCGATTCAGGAACTGGCAGAATTTGGTGTCATCTTGCTGATGTTCATTATTGGTCTGGAGCTGCGTCCGCAACGGCTGTGGGAAATGCGTAAATCCATTTTTCTGATGGGCAGCTTACAAGTCGGCATTACCGGAGTTATTCTGGCAGTCGTGACTTTTTTTGCCTTACAGCAGAACCTGGCCGCCAGTTTTGTGATTGGTATGGCGCTGGCGCTATCCTCCACTGCCTTTGTGTTACAGCTGCTCTCAGAAAAGCAGCAACTCAACACCACCTTCGGGCAACAATCTTTTTCCATTTTACTGTTTCAGGATATTGCGGCCATTCCGCTGCTGGCGATTATTCCCTTACTGGCAGGTACTGAATCGACCCACCATGGAGTGGCCTACTTTGCCGCCATTATTGCCACCTTTAGCGGTTTGTTCCTGTTTAGCCGCTATATGATGCGGCCATTCTTCCGCTTTGTGGCCAAAAGCGGGGCGCATGAACTGATTACCGCAGTCGGCTTGTTTATTGTACTGGGTGTCGTGGTGCTGATGGATGTACTCGGCATCAGTACCACCCTGGGCGCTTTCCTAACCGGGGTGTTGCTGGCCGACTCTGAATTCCGTCACGAACTGGAAGCTAGTATTGCACCGTTTAAAGGACTGCTGCTGGGCTTATTCTTCATGACGGTGGGTATGACCACACAATTATCCCTTCTGGTAGATATGCCCTGGTTGATTATTGGCGGTGCCCTCATTTTAATGCTGGTCAAAAGTATCACCCTGGCGGCGATTGCCCGTTATTTAAAATACTCATGGCGTAACAGCTTACTACTTGCGACCTGCCTGGCCCAAGGCGGTGAATTTGCCTTTGTGGTGCTGAAAGTCGCGACGAGTGAAAAAGTTCTTACTCAAGCCATGCTTGAGCCTTTGACCCTGATTGTGACCCTTTCCATGGTGCTCACCCCGATGTTTTACTGGTTGATCAGTCGCTGGATTATTCCTTTAATAGATAAAGAAAAAACGCCAGTTTATGATGAAATTCCAGACATCCATAACCCGATGATCATTGCCGGTTTTGGCCGTTTCGGACAGATTATTGCTCGTATTGCCCATTTACAACACCAGTCTTTTACCGCGATTGACAGTAACCTGGAAAAAGTCGATTTCGTACGCAACTATGGCGGCACGGTATACTATGGGGACGCGACACAACCCGATATTTTACGTTCCGCAGGCATTGAACACGCCAAAGTTTTTGTTCTGGCGATTGATGATATTGAAGACTCCATGAATGTGGCACGTCATATTCGTTTAAACTATCCCAATCTGAAACTTTTGGTGCGTGCCCGAGACCGTCATCATGTGCATTTACTGCGCGATTTAGGTGTCGAACAGATCTGGCGTGAAACTTATTTATCATCGCTAGGTATGGCTTATCGCGCTTTACGCGAATTAGAGATTAGCGAAGAAGATGCGTATAAGAGTATTGAACTGTTTCGTGATTACGATGAGAAATTATTGCTTCAACAGCAACGGGTTTATACTGATGAACAGAAAATTTATGAGACCCATCGTAATGCACTGGCAGAACTTGAGCATTTATTTGAAAGTGATGCTCAAATTCGTCAAGAACCCACTGGCGTCAATTTACAACGCGGCTTAGCACATCAGCGTATTGATGTCACAAGAGATGATAGTAACTAG
- the lnt gene encoding apolipoprotein N-acyltransferase translates to MRTYFDKLLNSSQQHKQLPFIYPFFISLFSGALFSFALAPYYYWWLAILSPALLYASLRKRSAPQAFFIGWAYGFGLWFVGAFWLYTSIHVYGDTSAFLSVLMIVFMALVMGLFTALQTWIYRRFFPETPLTFAPLWIFFEWAKTWVFTGFPWLFVGYAFTERFLDNYAPLFGIFGVSFVVIILACALVEIINKRVFWIIPSAILLLGAWGASYLQFVEKKGEKPLSVSLIQGNIPQDLKWLTEYQVKTLMIYASLSRTEWGRDLIVWPESSIPMFQTDIEPFLDAMKVQANKTGTAWVTGIPYWDLKESQVEQHPMYYNSIMASGDESHGLYKKQRLVPFGEYVPLSGWLSWVLPALQNDPSMSGFSRGARDQKPLNVKNHALGAAICYEVAYPNLTRRNASQSDYLVTVSNDAWFTGTAGPWQHLQMVQMRAKENGRWFIRATNTGVTAFIDHHGHIVKQAPTDQTAILRGELPAMQGETLYMRLSDWPVLIVSLLLLLLGWRFRPRKVDVSFKSRR, encoded by the coding sequence ATGAGAACTTACTTTGATAAGCTGTTAAATTCATCTCAACAACACAAGCAGCTCCCTTTTATTTATCCCTTTTTCATTTCGCTTTTTTCAGGTGCCTTATTCAGTTTTGCACTGGCACCTTATTATTACTGGTGGCTGGCCATATTGTCTCCAGCTTTGCTCTATGCTTCACTGCGTAAACGCTCTGCTCCACAGGCTTTTTTTATTGGCTGGGCTTATGGCTTTGGCTTGTGGTTTGTCGGTGCCTTCTGGCTGTATACCTCAATCCATGTCTATGGCGATACCAGTGCTTTCCTAAGCGTACTGATGATTGTCTTTATGGCCTTGGTGATGGGACTATTTACCGCGCTGCAAACCTGGATCTATCGCCGCTTTTTCCCGGAAACACCCCTGACTTTTGCACCGCTGTGGATATTCTTCGAATGGGCTAAAACCTGGGTATTTACCGGTTTCCCATGGCTATTTGTCGGTTATGCCTTTACCGAACGTTTCCTAGATAACTATGCACCCTTATTCGGTATTTTCGGTGTATCGTTTGTGGTGATTATACTGGCCTGTGCGCTGGTGGAAATCATCAATAAACGTGTGTTTTGGATCATCCCCTCTGCCATCTTACTGCTGGGTGCCTGGGGTGCTTCTTATCTTCAATTTGTTGAAAAAAAAGGTGAGAAACCGCTTTCCGTTTCCCTGATTCAGGGCAATATTCCGCAAGACCTGAAATGGCTGACCGAATACCAGGTCAAAACCTTGATGATCTACGCCAGTTTAAGCCGGACTGAATGGGGACGGGATCTGATCGTCTGGCCGGAATCTTCCATTCCAATGTTCCAGACTGATATTGAACCCTTTCTGGATGCCATGAAAGTTCAGGCCAATAAAACCGGAACAGCGTGGGTGACGGGTATCCCCTACTGGGATTTAAAAGAATCACAAGTTGAACAACACCCCATGTACTACAACAGCATTATGGCAAGTGGTGATGAGTCGCATGGTCTGTATAAAAAACAGCGTCTGGTTCCATTTGGCGAATATGTACCTTTATCGGGCTGGCTCAGCTGGGTACTGCCTGCATTACAGAATGACCCGTCTATGAGCGGTTTTTCTCGCGGAGCACGCGACCAGAAACCGTTAAATGTGAAAAATCATGCGCTGGGTGCGGCCATTTGCTATGAAGTCGCTTATCCTAACCTGACCCGTCGTAATGCCAGTCAAAGCGATTATTTGGTTACGGTGTCCAATGATGCCTGGTTTACCGGAACGGCGGGACCTTGGCAGCATTTGCAGATGGTACAGATGCGGGCCAAGGAAAATGGACGCTGGTTTATTCGTGCTACCAATACCGGGGTGACGGCATTTATTGATCATCACGGACATATTGTCAAACAGGCACCGACCGATCAAACTGCGATTCTTCGTGGTGAACTACCTGCCATGCAGGGCGAAACCTTGTATATGCGCTTAAGTGATTGGCCAGTATTGATTGTGTCATTATTGCTATTACTACTGGGTTGGCGCTTCCGTCCACGTAAGGTGGATGTGTCGTTTAAATCACGGCGCTAG
- a CDS encoding DUF2147 domain-containing protein: MKNLYKGILTGVILAAVSSFSFAENDPLVGKWKTIDDRTGYSRADVEISKKPDGTYEGIIVATRNVPGTEKMVICSSCPGNLKNKPFIGLPFIWGFTQNSDNPREFNNGRVLDPVGGKIYKGKARLSASGKHLNLRGYVGISVIGRSVTWIKY; this comes from the coding sequence GTGAAGAATTTATATAAAGGGATTTTGACCGGGGTAATTTTAGCTGCTGTTTCATCTTTCAGTTTTGCTGAAAATGATCCATTGGTGGGCAAATGGAAAACCATTGATGACCGGACCGGCTATTCTCGTGCGGATGTAGAAATCAGTAAAAAGCCAGATGGCACTTATGAAGGAATCATCGTCGCAACCCGCAATGTACCCGGTACAGAAAAAATGGTCATCTGTTCCAGTTGCCCGGGCAACTTAAAAAATAAGCCTTTTATTGGCTTACCTTTTATTTGGGGCTTTACCCAAAATTCGGACAATCCTCGTGAATTTAACAATGGCCGTGTACTTGATCCGGTTGGCGGCAAAATCTATAAAGGCAAGGCACGTCTTAGTGCCAGTGGCAAGCATTTGAATCTGCGCGGTTATGTCGGAATTTCCGTGATTGGGCGTAGTGTGACCTGGATTAAATATTAA
- a CDS encoding primosomal protein N', whose protein sequence is MPNTPPTPADIYRIRVAVPVHLYDCFDYTLTAEQYQQAEVGARVAVSFGRQNLVGIIVEKLTADTPIDPHFKLKAITELLDEQALLDQKILSLLTWSAQYYQFPIGEVFQSALPTFLRQGKPYNLLARMWKVLDLHAEDKLMRSEKQQQAYKVLKLHPQGTTENILNLAGIETATLKALEKKAIVQCILEHQDFSPQPVTLAQMPLTANEDQKKAIQQVLKAQKKYQAFLLDGLTGSGKTEVYLQIMQEVLKQGKQVLVLVPEIGLTPQTISRFQSRFHGNIVLLHSGLNDSKRLQAWQAAQTGKASIILGTRSTIYTPLPNLGLIILDEEHDLSFKQQEGFRYHARDVAMYRAHLENCPIILGSASPSIDSYALVEMGKMTRLELNQRAGAAVMPKIHLIDLKIAQKQNGMSQSLIDEIQKRLDKKEQVLVFLNRRGYAPVLICESCAWQAKCPHCDANFTVHRQPYQHLHCHHCGSIHRLPEQCPQCKHSELKPIGLGTAKVEENLQQLFPHFDVIRVDRDSTSRVGSWQKIYDKIQKSEPVILLGTQMLAKGHHFPYVTLVAILDIDSGLLSVDFRATERTAQLIVQVAGRAGRGERKGEVYLQTLRPDHPLLNTLIDKDYRHFARQTLKERQAAALPPFRYAALIRCESKSQEQNQEFLQQHAQALRQVSENLIDIWGPIPAPMERKAGRYQAHMVLLSQDRARLHFYIRTWWQNMLHEKPSNMKLTLDIDPQELS, encoded by the coding sequence ATGCCAAATACACCACCGACTCCAGCCGACATTTATCGCATTCGTGTTGCCGTACCTGTACATCTCTATGACTGTTTTGACTACACTTTAACGGCTGAACAATATCAGCAAGCTGAAGTTGGGGCACGTGTGGCCGTGTCGTTTGGACGGCAAAATCTGGTGGGCATTATTGTTGAAAAATTAACGGCCGATACCCCGATTGATCCACATTTTAAGCTCAAAGCCATCACTGAACTGCTGGATGAACAAGCGCTTTTAGATCAAAAAATTTTAAGCTTGCTCACCTGGTCCGCGCAATATTATCAATTTCCGATTGGTGAAGTATTTCAGAGTGCCCTGCCGACATTTTTACGTCAGGGCAAACCCTATAATTTATTGGCCCGCATGTGGAAAGTTCTGGATTTGCATGCTGAAGACAAGCTGATGCGCTCTGAAAAACAGCAACAAGCCTATAAAGTGCTGAAATTACATCCTCAAGGCACCACAGAAAATATTTTAAATTTAGCCGGAATTGAAACGGCGACACTCAAGGCACTGGAAAAAAAGGCGATTGTGCAATGCATTCTGGAACATCAGGACTTTAGTCCTCAACCGGTCACCCTGGCACAAATGCCCTTAACCGCAAATGAAGATCAGAAAAAAGCCATTCAACAGGTGTTGAAAGCCCAGAAAAAATATCAGGCTTTTTTACTGGATGGCTTGACCGGGAGCGGTAAAACCGAAGTGTATTTGCAAATCATGCAAGAGGTGCTGAAACAGGGTAAACAGGTCTTGGTTTTAGTGCCTGAAATTGGCCTGACCCCGCAGACCATCAGCCGGTTCCAGTCACGTTTTCATGGCAACATTGTACTACTGCATTCAGGACTGAACGATTCAAAGCGCCTGCAAGCCTGGCAGGCTGCACAAACTGGCAAAGCTTCGATTATTTTAGGGACCCGTTCAACCATTTATACGCCGCTGCCCAATCTGGGCCTGATCATTCTGGATGAGGAACACGACCTGTCTTTCAAACAGCAGGAAGGCTTTCGCTACCATGCCCGTGATGTCGCAATGTACCGTGCCCATCTGGAAAATTGTCCGATTATTTTAGGCTCAGCCAGCCCAAGTATTGACAGCTATGCACTGGTTGAAATGGGGAAAATGACCCGTTTAGAACTGAATCAGCGTGCCGGTGCAGCCGTGATGCCAAAAATTCATCTGATTGACCTGAAAATTGCACAAAAACAGAATGGCATGAGCCAAAGCCTGATTGATGAAATTCAAAAACGTCTGGATAAAAAAGAACAGGTATTGGTGTTTTTAAACCGTCGCGGTTATGCCCCGGTACTGATTTGTGAAAGCTGTGCCTGGCAAGCCAAATGTCCGCATTGTGATGCCAACTTTACCGTGCATCGCCAGCCTTATCAGCATTTGCATTGTCACCACTGTGGCAGCATTCACCGTCTACCGGAACAATGCCCGCAGTGCAAGCATAGTGAATTAAAACCGATTGGCCTGGGCACCGCCAAAGTGGAAGAAAACCTGCAACAACTGTTCCCCCATTTCGATGTGATCCGGGTCGACCGCGATTCCACCAGCCGGGTCGGCAGCTGGCAAAAAATTTATGACAAAATCCAGAAAAGTGAACCGGTGATTTTGCTCGGCACCCAGATGCTGGCCAAAGGACATCATTTTCCCTATGTCACTTTAGTGGCTATTTTAGATATTGATTCCGGCCTGCTCAGTGTCGATTTCCGTGCCACCGAACGCACGGCACAACTGATTGTACAGGTCGCTGGTCGTGCCGGACGCGGTGAACGCAAAGGTGAAGTCTATTTACAAACCCTGAGACCGGATCATCCACTATTAAATACCTTAATTGACAAAGATTACCGGCATTTCGCCAGACAGACCTTAAAAGAACGTCAGGCCGCTGCTTTACCGCCTTTTCGTTATGCAGCCTTAATACGCTGTGAATCGAAAAGTCAGGAACAGAACCAGGAATTTTTACAGCAGCATGCTCAGGCGTTAAGACAGGTTTCGGAAAACCTGATTGATATCTGGGGACCGATTCCTGCCCCGATGGAACGTAAGGCCGGGCGTTATCAGGCGCATATGGTGCTGCTGTCACAAGATCGTGCCCGATTACATTTTTATATCCGTACCTGGTGGCAAAATATGTTGCATGAAAAGCCCTCAAACATGAAACTGACACTCGATATAGATCCTCAGGAATTAAGCTAA